From one Mytilus edulis chromosome 1, xbMytEdul2.2, whole genome shotgun sequence genomic stretch:
- the LOC139510078 gene encoding beta-1,3-galactosyltransferase 5-like codes for MKFVQRVYLAVFWVPVFMLFFLSFKTVTISLSTYHQTMYNSFDKKLQYTAENLQEVRKNLQYNTEKFKDVKENLKDFTANLTDAKENLHHVMQKFQYTTEKTQSDDTQKIQIFHGRNISTEFESYYINASDNELMDPFIHQHRYELILNQNVKCKGKNVFLLIFIHMAPGNFVGRTLIRSTFGTISSFQNKNIEHVFVLGKTENETLQQDIEQESKRYTDIIQGNFIDSYRNLTYKLVFSLFWVKNFCNNAKFVIKMDDDIMVNIPLIVPYLKEKLNAGQTSKVLECKMITENIPVRDRNNKWFITREEYPFTKFLPYCAGHSSIMSIDVVRKMYKATKKVPFLWLEDVYGSGFLSLLLKINMFMPKFYFEPVINSLYNKTCSLFYLNILKNDTNSLEMWKTITKYDNGLDCSF; via the coding sequence ATGAAATTTGTACAGAGAGTATATCTGGCAGTTTTTTGGGTACCTGTATTCATGCTTTTCTTTCTTAGTTTTAAGACAGTGACAATTTCTCTTTCAACATATCATCAAACAATGTACAACAGCTTTGACAAAAAGTTGCAATACACTGCGGAGAATTTACAAGAAGTTAGGAAgaatttacaatacaatacagaGAAATTTAAAGACGTTAAAGAGAATTTAAAAGACTTTACAGCGAATTTAACAGACGCTAAAGAGAATTTACATCATGTGATGCAGAAATTTCAATATACTACAGAGAAAACACAATCAGACGATACGcagaaaatacaaatatttcatggaaGAAACATATCAACAGAGTTTGAGAGCTATTACATCAATGCTTCTGATAATGAACTTATGGACCCATTTATCCATCAACATCGCTACGAATTAATACTTAATCAAAATGTCAAATGCAAAgggaaaaatgtttttcttttaatttttatacatatGGCACCAGGCAATTTTGTTGGACGAACATTGATTAGATCCACGTTTGGAACCAtttctagttttcaaaataaaaacattgaacaTGTATTTGTGCTCGGTAAAACAGAAAATGAAACACTTCAACAAGATATTGAACAGGAAAGTAAAAGATACACAGACATTATTCAAGGTAATTTCATAGATTCATACAGGAATTTAACATACAAACTTGTATTTAGTTTATTTTGGGTAAAAAATTTCTGCAACAATGCGAAATTCGTCATCAAGATGGACGATGACATTATGGTCAATATCCCACTCATAGTACCCTACTTGAAAGAGAAGCTAAATGCTGGACAAACATCGAAAGTTCTGGAATGTAAAATGATAACAGAAAATATTCCAGTTCGTGACAGGAACAATAAATGGTTTATAACACGAGAAGAATATCCATTCACAAAGTTTCTCCCATATTGTGCCGGACATAGTTCAATAATGTCAATTGATGTTGTAAGAAAAATGTACAAAGCAACAAAAAAAGTACCTTTTTTATGGTTAGAAGATGTTTATGGAAGTGGATTTTTATCGTTGCTCTTAAAGATAAATATGTTCATGCCAAAGTTTTACTTTGAACCTGTGATAAATAGTTTATATAATAAGACATgcagtttattttatttgaatattttaaaaaatgacacCAATTCATTAGAAATGTGGAAAACTATAACAAAATATGATAACGGACTTGACTGTTCATTTTGA